In the Limanda limanda chromosome 1, fLimLim1.1, whole genome shotgun sequence genome, one interval contains:
- the kcmf1 gene encoding E3 ubiquitin-protein ligase KCMF1 — MSRHEGVSCDACLKGNFRGRRFKCLICYDYDLCASCYESGATTTRHTTEHPMQCILTRVDYDLYYGGDTFSVEQPQSFTCPYCGKMGYTETSLQEHVTSEHAETSTEVICPICAALPGGDPNHVTDDFTAHLTLEHRAPRDLDESSSVRHVRRMFHPGRGLGGPRARRTNMHFTSGSTGGLSSSSSQSSTYTPSNREAMDPIAELLSQLSGVRRAAGGQINSSGPSASQLQQLQMQLQLERQQAQAARQQVETGRHPTRRSNNPGNTGSAIPPPSTATANSAAVGENNPSSSSHSSQFLLSRLNEPKMSEAERQFLEGERADRSLFVQELLLATLMHEESSSSDEEERRDFGDFGAMGCVDIMPLDVALENLQLRERSFAGREPPPPPL; from the exons ATGTCCCGACATGAGG GTGTGAGCTGTGACGCGTGTTTGAAAGGGAACTTCAGAGGACGCCGGTTCAAGTGTTTAATTTGCTACGACTACGACCTGTGCGCATCGTGCTACGAGAGCGGAGCCACCACAACGAGACACACCACAGAGCACCCCATGCAGTGTATATTAACCAGGGTAGACTATG ACTTGTATTACGGAGGAGACACTTTTTCAGTAGAGCAACCGCAGTCGTTCACGTGTCCTTACTGTGGCAAGATGGGCTACACGGAGACGTCCCTACAGGAGCATGTCACCTCGGAGCATGCGGAGACCTCCACAGAGGTG atcTGTCCAATATGTGCTGCCTTGCCAGGAGGTGACCCGAACCACGTCACAGACGACTTCACAGCTCACCTCACACTCGAACACAGAGCACCAAGAGATTTA GATGAGTCCAGCAGTGTTCGACATGTACGCAGGATGTTCCACCCTGGCAGAGGACTGGGAGGTCCCAGAGCACGACGCACAAATATGCACTTTACTAGTGGCTCCACAGGAGGactctcatcctcctcatcacagAGCTCCACATACACCCCCAGTAACAGAGAGGCAATGGACCCCATCGCAG agttGTTGTCTCAGCTGTCAGGTGTGCGGCGTGCGGCAGGGGGGCAAATAAACTCGTCAGGGCCGTCGGCCTcccagctccagcagcttcagATGCAGCTGCAGTTGGAGCGGCAGCAGGCCCAGGCGGCGCGGCAGCAAGTGGAGACGGGCCGCCACCCGACACGACGCAGCAACAACCCGGGCAACACTGGCTCCGCCATCCCTCCACCCAGCACAGCAACCGCCAATTCTGCCGCAGTGGGTGAAAACAATCCTTCGTCCTCGTCCCATAGCTCCCAGTTCCTATTATCACG GTTGAATGAACCTAAGATGTCCGAAGCGGAGCGGCAGTTTCTAGAAGGAGAGCGCGCGGACCGCAGCCTGTTcgtgcaggagctgctgctggcgACGCTGATGCACGAGGAGAGCTCCTCTTCTGACGAGGAAGAGCGCCGAGACTTCGGCGACTTCGGGGCCATGGGCTGCGTGGATATCATGCCTTTAGATGTGGCGCTGGAGAACCTCCAGCTCAGAGAGCGCAGCTTCGCGGGGAGGGAGCCTCCGCCGCCTCCTCTTTGA